A single Pseudostreptobacillus hongkongensis DNA region contains:
- the mglB gene encoding galactose/glucose ABC transporter substrate-binding protein MglB codes for MKKTLMSLLMVLGVAAAVVSCGGKQEAAKPAEGQKYTLGVTYYKFDDNFLAGMRNDMGAIAQEKYPQFELLNNDSQNSQAILNDQVDALISKGVSILVVNLVDPSNGQVVVDKAKAANIPIILFNKDPGKAVLESYDKAWYVGNNPEESGIFQGETVVKNWKANPKQDLNGDGVIQFAMLKGEPGHPDAEARTKFSVETIEKAGIKTEKVFEDAAFWDSAQAKDKVDALLSGPNGKKVEVIIANNDGMAMGAIEAMKAHNVMLPVYGVDAIPEALTLIEKGDLSGTVLNDGKNQALAVLELANNILQGKDPVEGTQWKLVDKSVRVPYVGVDKDNYKDFVR; via the coding sequence ATGAAAAAAACGTTAATGAGTTTATTAATGGTTTTAGGAGTTGCAGCTGCAGTTGTTTCATGTGGAGGTAAACAAGAAGCTGCTAAACCTGCAGAAGGTCAAAAGTACACTTTAGGAGTTACTTATTATAAATTTGACGATAATTTCTTAGCAGGTATGAGAAATGATATGGGTGCTATAGCACAAGAAAAATACCCACAATTTGAATTATTAAACAATGATTCACAAAATTCTCAAGCAATACTTAATGACCAAGTTGACGCTTTAATTTCAAAAGGAGTTAGTATATTAGTTGTTAACTTAGTTGATCCAAGTAATGGTCAAGTAGTTGTAGATAAAGCTAAAGCAGCAAATATACCAATAATCTTATTCAATAAAGATCCAGGAAAAGCAGTTCTTGAAAGTTATGATAAAGCTTGGTATGTAGGAAACAACCCTGAAGAATCAGGAATATTCCAAGGAGAAACAGTAGTTAAAAACTGGAAAGCAAATCCTAAACAAGATTTAAATGGTGACGGAGTTATCCAATTTGCTATGTTAAAAGGAGAACCAGGACATCCAGATGCGGAAGCTAGAACTAAATTCTCTGTAGAAACTATAGAAAAAGCTGGAATTAAAACTGAAAAAGTATTTGAAGATGCTGCGTTCTGGGATTCAGCTCAAGCTAAAGATAAAGTTGATGCATTACTTTCAGGACCTAATGGTAAAAAAGTTGAAGTTATTATAGCTAATAATGATGGAATGGCAATGGGTGCAATCGAAGCTATGAAAGCTCACAATGTAATGTTACCTGTTTATGGTGTTGATGCTATACCTGAAGCTCTTACTTTAATTGAAAAAGGTGACTTGTCAGGAACAGTTTTAAATGATGGTAAAAACCAAGCATTAGCAGTATTAGAATTAGCTAATAATATTTTACAAGGTAAAGATCCAGTAGAAGGAACACAATGGAAATTAGTGGATAAATCAGTTAGAGTTCCTTACGTTGGTGTAGATAAAGATAATTACAAAGATTTCGTAAGATAA